In Lactuca sativa cultivar Salinas chromosome 5, Lsat_Salinas_v11, whole genome shotgun sequence, the DNA window TTGTATCGGCCATAAAGGAGGCTATGGAGATTtttttgtgataacgaaggtgcggttgccttaaccaaggaacggagggatcatggcagatccaggcatatcgacaggaaatatcatttcattagacatcgggtggaagaggggttcctcgtggttaagagggcATCATCAAAAGAGAACCCAACAGacccccttacaaagggactgagtagggttaagcacttgtagcacgctaggagcattgggctgaaggacgatattagttttagtaattagatagccttagaaacttgtaatagataaattgtaattggcattttgatgaataaataaaggtgttttatttataagtaatacTACTTTCTTATATcagttatttactattgtttcactttgcatgttttgacttccaaaataataagattatttaaactatccacagttgatcatactttggaagtagatatgaaagaagactgccATGAATGGGCTTGTAGATTTTCTAAGTGCTcttgaaatatgatttgagtattggattaaacccacactcacatgaatcacttcatggaatttaatcacgagtgattgtgagatggtaatatcatatagtctttaaatctatatatatatatatatatatatatatatatatatatatatatatatatatatatatatatatgagttgttgtttacgagtcgtttgtgcattgataatgcgtaaacccatcagtaacttgatgttataaaacgtattgttgtgtacgatttgatgagtaaatagtacaagcatataattcgaagtttatctgttcccgTTATCCTATGAggctaaaagcgatatcttgggcccctcgatgatttggattgacttatgtgtcgggcccagtcatgactgaattgatgtgttcaattaagttctatgtcagacaaatcaaagatcgagaaacaaactattggacaataagcatgactatgttccatgtaattgtccacgcgatatcttgagaacggaggactatacgatcccttatctaaaggatgtgtcagagttcgacagcagcttttgagagctacgattgctaatcggatcttgaagtcgtacttgcatttatagttattagacttatgcaagtgtgagactgttggattagtgtctaagcccataacgatatttggtatgcacttgacccggttgtagcatggtccttttgggttgcctttaccgaAGCaactggatgaataatggagaaagaggttgttatgttatattaatatattatatgaataatatattaaatgagaaatcatattatttaattaacattggtcaagaattaatttagaattaattttgtggtcaacagaggttaattaaattaaggggactggacttgtaattatttgataattgCAAAGTGGGCTAAGGAAACCCTAAAGATAGggagtggacgaaatccttatggatagcctataagatttcgtccaagggcctgtTTTTGGAATGTTCTTGTGGTCTtcttagagcctaagcaaccgGATGAGGActttgattgaaaccctaattcctcacctatataaaggaccctaggCTTCACAatttcggctaccacttgaaccTTAGAGATCATAGAGCCGACTTTGAGCTTCCCCCCTCTCTCTATCCAAGATCATccaattgctttggtgtttgtgattcattagaggcatcgcatttgaggtgctaggtttCTCAAAAGCTTAAGATCTTCAAGCTATAATCAAAGGTATTATCTTATCTCTTCATTAGATGTAGATTTCTAtttttattgtatgctagattagggtttgcaagcctTGGATAATTAATGCATATACAACTAGAAAAATTAGATCCAAGCAtttgggtttgcatgtacaccataggattgatgtattgctcataACCCAATAGGGTATGTATGGTTGTAGTAGCTTATATATATCTTGGTTGGATTATATATCTCTATATTGTGTGGTAATAGTTGGTTTTGATGGTTATCCTAATAATATTGTGGGATTAAAACTATGTGTTTCACCaagttttccaacctgacccactaaaattatatatatcaCAACTAACATGGCTAAAACTATTGGACTTGAGTAAGGTACTGAATGATTGAGAGACAACCTGCAATAGTGTTCATGGCCATTATATTTTTACGTTGTAACATATATTGTGTATTGTGTATGACATCCTTACGGTTTTGTATTTTGAAATATCTTTACTAAAAATATTTACTAAAGATATTTTAAGTAAAACGAGAAAGTTTCTGCAAAACATTTCATAATACTGGAGTTTTTCACGAACAAAGATATTGTGATTTTGTAAATgtaaagaaaagttttttttttagttaTGAAAAATAAGGAATGTCAAATACAgtgaaataattataataaactaaaaaactaaatacTATATAAAATGGCTTAGAACTGGATGAAGATCCATTCTTCTCACTTATTATGTGAAATTCAATATTCATTATCAACACCAAACTTTTGGATCTCGAAACTGCAAAAAAAATTCTTAAGATATATAGTTTGTAAATCTTAACAAGTATAATAAGAGATCTGAAAAAGATCGTTAACTAAGAAACGTAAGACTTAGGTAGTACTCAAACCAATCCTCtcacaatcacatgtgaattgTAATAACAAAAAACGATTTAGAAAGATGGGCAAAAAGTGACATTTTTTTCGTTTAACATTATCATAATTCATTGAGCAACAATTAATGATGTGTACCATTACTACTAGTAGAGTgaaataattataaattataaataaccaAATACTATAGAACATGGCTTAGAATTGGATGAAGATCTATTTGCAAAATAAATAATTAGAAATTTATAAAAAGTGGAGAGAtgcattaaaagaaaaaaatcaaaactGATATATATTTGCTTCGAATTGAAGTATTTTCCAAGTTATAAaggccaattttttttatttacgaAGTAGTTAATTTCCAAGTCTAAAAGGCATGTATATAGGTAAGTTGAAACTTGAAACGTCTCTATATTATTCGTCTGGTAAAGGGAAGTTGTAACGATGTTCAGTAAACCACTTCATGTCGAGCAAATGTGTAATTTTGCCCCGGGCACCTCTTGAGTCTTGAGGTGGAAGGCAAACTTTTACTCCTTCaatgatattatatatatatatatatatatatatatatatatatatatatatatatatatatatatatatatatatatatatatatatatatatatatatatatatatataaaataacctaaccctatatagagttaggttcaaatgttttcactatctattgtgtgcatgtatgatcgattctagaccaatcattttagttattttaagaaagtaattaatgcatattaaacgctgaagatgtaattaatacctattatatcttcaacatgtaatatgcattaattacttttttaaaataactaaaatgattggtccagaatcagtcagacatgcacacaatagatagtgaaaataaaataacctaactttatatatatatatatatatatatatatatatatatatatatatatatatatatatatatatatatatatatatatatatgttcaggttcatttgagaccattctaattttgtgagaccgtgagaccaaatctaaaaataattttaaaatgcaaaataaatggaaaaatccaaaaattctttttttaaatattattttcggaacttgaattaaataaaaaaataaaaataaaaataaaaaaaataaaaaaaaattttcgttttttttttgaaaaatacgtgaaatattgaaaatagaatattacactgacatattctaaaaaataattttaaaatgcagaataaatggaaaaatctaaaaattctttttttaaatattattttcggaacttgaattaactaaaaaaataaaaaataataaaaaaaattcttttttttttgaaaaatacgtgaaatattgtaaatagaatattacactgtgcatattataaaaataattttaaaatgcaaaataaatggaaaaatcaaaaaattctttttttaaatattattttcagaacttgaattaaataaaaaaaataaaaataaataaaaaaatgcgtctcacggtatataggtggtctcaaatgaacctaaccatatatatatatatatatatatatatatatatatatatatatatatatatatatatatatatatatatatatatatatatatatatatatatatatatatatatatatatatatatatatatatatatatacacacacacacgaatgtACGTAGTGAGAAATGTTGCCAATTACAATTATGAGTCTTATTTTACTTACCATTTTCACCGCCTTTCCTACATGCAAAGCCTATCAATTCAAAAGCAAAACCTACATTGTTCAATTAACTTCACCTCAAGGCCAACATCTTTCTCTAGATCATCGACCACACGACCTTGAACAACGTTATAGCTTATTTTTGTCAAAAATCGGTAATGATAACACCACCTCAAAATTATGGAAACCAATTAGGATCATTCATGCATACCACCATGCTGTTACAGGATTTGCTGCACAAATGTCATCAGAGCAAGCAAATGCAATACAGAACATGAGAGGAGTTGTATCTGTAAGCCCTGAAAGACACTTCCGGTTGCATACAACTCATTCAGCGCAGTTTTTGGGATTAAGCCACAATTCAGGTTTGTGGAAAGATTCCAACCACGGGAAAGGAATCATAATCGGGGTTCTTGACACCGGAACCACTCCTCATCATCCATCATTCCATGATTTTGGTGTCCCCACTCCGCCGGAAAGATGGAAAGGAAGATGTGAAGTTGGAGTTAGACAATATTGTAATAACAAACTCATCGGAATGAGAAACTTTGTTAGGAGTACAAGTTCTCCATTAGATACACTAGGCCATGGGACTCACACTTCAAGTACAGCTGCAGGGAATTTCGTAGATAATGCAAATATATTTGGAAATTTTAATGGAACAGCCACTGGGATGGCGCCATTTGCACACTTGGCTATGTATAAAGTATGCAATCGGGAATATTGTTCTGAAAGCGACAGTATAGCAGGGATGGATGCAGCTATAGGAGACGGGGTTGATGTGCTTTCGATATCATTTGGTGGAGCTTCTGTACCCTTCTATCGAGATTCTATGGCGATTAGCGCCTTTAAAGCGATACAGAAAGGGATCTTCGTGAGCTGTTCTGGAGGTAATTCCGGGCCTTTTAAGGGAACACTGTCAAACACAGTCCCATGGGTGCTTACAGTTGGGGCTAGCACCACTGATAGAAGAATAAGGACGACAGTTTATCTCGGAAACAAGAAATTAATTGATGGTGAATCGTTATACCAACCAAAGAGTTTCCATCAAAAGCTCATGCCTCTTGTTTACCCTGGTGGAAATGGTGATTACAAAGCAGCAACGTGTAGCAGAGGATCACTAGATAATATTGATGTTAACGGGAAGGTAGTGTTGTGTGATATGGGTGGTACGATTTGGACAGTTGACAAGGGTAGGGTAGTGAAGGACGCCGGAGGAGCTGCCATGGTTCTCCGGAATGGAATTGCTTGTCCGGAGACTACAGTACCCGAGGCTCACGTTCTTCCTGCATCAAATGTGGGTTATAAGGAAGGACTTGAGATCATAAAGTATCTGAATTCGACATCATCTCCTGTCGCAACTATCCTTCAACATGGAACTATCCTCGGTGTAAAATCAGCTCCAGAGGTGGCTTGTTTCTCTTCAAGAGGCCCCAACCTCGCAAGCCCTGGAATCCTGAAACCAGACATTATCGGACCCGGAGTTGACATTCTTGCAGCTTGGCCATTGTTAATGCCGATGATGACCAAATTACCAACATTTAAGATCATGTCTGGCACGTCAATGGCGTGTCCTCACCTTGCAGGCGTAGCAGCGCTGTTGAAAAGCAGACACCCAGAATGGTCTCCGGCTGCAATCAAGTCAGCTATGATGACGACAGCAAGTCAAGTAAGCTTATATGGAAAACCCATTGTAGATCATGAAACAGATCTTCCTGCAGACATGTTTGCTATTGGCGCAGGTCATGTCAACCCATCAAAAGCGAATGATCCGGGTCTTGTTTTTGACATCCAACCAGATGATTACATTCCGTATTTGTGTGGGTTAGGGTATACAACCAAACAAATATCAATGATAGTTAAAAAgcctttttcttgcataaaaagCATAAAAGAAACGGAGCTAAACTATCCTTCTTTTGTGGTTACTTTAAAAAGCGATGATACTAAAACATACTCAAGGAGTGTGACTAATGTAGGTATGCCAAACTCAATCTACACCATCGGAAATGTTTCTGTTCCTCAAGGTGTACGTGTATGTATAGTGGTTGATACTTCTTCTCAACGGCTCAGATTCATAGCGATGTACCAGAAGTTAACATACAATATAACATTTACTCGGGACATCATGGATAAGGTGAAAAGTCGATATGGTCAAGGATATATGACTTGGGTTtcgggaaaatactctgttagaACGCCATTTTTGTTCAACTTCTTTTAATGACCAAGCTATAATCGATACCATGAGAAGCAATTCAACATTAAAATTTTATCCAACTTGTACGACATCTATTTTCTATAATATTATACATATAATTAGATAAAAAGGGAATCCCATAACTTAACTTACATTTTAGATTTAAAGAGCAAGCATGTTTCGGTTCACTATTTGTGCGAGACTATTGTTCTATCTGTAGCTTGAAAAAAATAGTATTGAGGACCATATACATGTTAAAATTAtttcatatatttttaaaataagagTGTTAAAAACGTAAATTATATAGTAACATATTTTACTATTTGTCCTAAGTTAAGCCTACTAGCTTGGAATATTTTGAGTAAATATAAGAGCTTTATTGGAAAAAACATACCTCTAAAGTTTTACTAATATGTGTATATATCATCTATTTAAGTAAGTCATGAACAAACAATCATAAATCTTATATATGGGTTACCACAAGACCCTCAAGACACTAAGCTTAATAATTCACAAACAAACCCCATCATAtcccaaaaaataaataaataaaatcccaACTCCCTCCTTATTCTTCTTCTCTCACTTATTATACAAAATTCATTCGTTATGAATACCAAACTTTTAGGTCTCGAAACCTACAATCAAATTCCAAAGATATAAAACTTgtaaatcttaattaacaatgtataataatattaatatgaaaaagatagTTAACTAAGAAACCTAAGACTTAGGTAGTACTCAAACCAATCCTTTCACAATCCCATGTTAAttctacaaaacaaaaaaaaacaatttagaaAGATGGGGAAAAAAGGTAATGTAGCGAACAATTGTTGTCGGCCACAAGAATAAAACCTacaacaaaaaaaatttatacaTCAATCAAACTCACACGCATACCTCAAAGGCTCTAACGAGTTTAAACATTAATCTATCCCGTTATACAGGCTAATCCTAACAAGAAACAATCTTCCATATCATTCATATcataaaaggtaaaaaaaaaaaataggttaTTTACATGACAATATGACATTATATTTGATTTACATtaattcattatatatatatatatatatatatatatatatatatatatatatatatatatatatatatatatatatatatatatatatatatatatatatatatatatatatatatatatatatatatatatatatatatatatatatggttaggttcatgtgagacgccctaattttatgagaccgtgagacgcatttttttattttttttaattaattcaaattccgaaagtaatatttaaaaaaagacttttttggatttttccatttttttgcattttaaaattattttttagaatatctcAGTGTAacattctattaaaatatttcacgtatttttcaaaaaaaatagatttgtttttatttttttatttttttagttaattcaagttccgaaaataatatttaaaaaaaaaatttggattttttccatttattttgcattttaaaattatttttagatttggtctcacggtttcacaaaattagaatggtctcaaatgaacctgaacctatatatatatatatatatatatatatatatatatatatatatatatatatatatatatatatatatatatatccctattttaataaatgaatacttttaattttcttttaccaAGTCATTCaaatacaactcattattaatgtTATGTCATATGTCATTTAGATATATTAGGCAACTcacttcaaaattcaa includes these proteins:
- the LOC111892499 gene encoding subtilisin-like protease is translated as MSLILLTIFTAFPTCKAYQFKSKTYIVQLTSPQGQHLSLDHRPHDLEQRYSLFLSKIGNDNTTSKLWKPIRIIHAYHHAVTGFAAQMSSEQANAIQNMRGVVSVSPERHFRLHTTHSAQFLGLSHNSGLWKDSNHGKGIIIGVLDTGTTPHHPSFHDFGVPTPPERWKGRCEVGVRQYCNNKLIGMRNFVRSTSSPLDTLGHGTHTSSTAAGNFVDNANIFGNFNGTATGMAPFAHLAMYKVCNREYCSESDSIAGMDAAIGDGVDVLSISFGGASVPFYRDSMAISAFKAIQKGIFVSCSGGNSGPFKGTLSNTVPWVLTVGASTTDRRIRTTVYLGNKKLIDGESLYQPKSFHQKLMPLVYPGGNGDYKAATCSRGSLDNIDVNGKVVLCDMGGTIWTVDKGRVVKDAGGAAMVLRNGIACPETTVPEAHVLPASNVGYKEGLEIIKYLNSTSSPVATILQHGTILGVKSAPEVACFSSRGPNLASPGILKPDIIGPGVDILAAWPLLMPMMTKLPTFKIMSGTSMACPHLAGVAALLKSRHPEWSPAAIKSAMMTTASQVSLYGKPIVDHETDLPADMFAIGAGHVNPSKANDPGLVFDIQPDDYIPYLCGLGYTTKQISMIVKKPFSCIKSIKETELNYPSFVVTLKSDDTKTYSRSVTNVGMPNSIYTIGNVSVPQGVRVCIVVDTSSQRLRFIAMYQKLTYNITFTRDIMDKVKSRYGQGYMTWVSGKYSVRTPFLFNFF